Proteins encoded within one genomic window of Glycine soja cultivar W05 chromosome 1, ASM419377v2, whole genome shotgun sequence:
- the LOC114412023 gene encoding PLASMODESMATA CALLOSE-BINDING PROTEIN 4-like has product MALLMYFVLFLALAGHSSALYCVCKDGVGDQALQKAIDYACGAGADCTPILQNGACFQPNTVKDHCNYAVNSYFQRKGQAQGSCDFSGAATPSQTPPTAASTCVYPSSPSNAGTGTTATPTTTTPTTGTPPTTLTPTTPTSTTPGIGTGTGTTTGTGTGTGTTTGNPNVFGMSPTSSTGTGGGFNDSNKGVVHLQDTSMLLVSLVLTLLLVLLRV; this is encoded by the exons ATGGCTCTTTTGATGTATTTTGTGCTTTTTCTTGCCCTCGCTGGCCATTCAA GTGCTCTTTACTGTGTATGCAAAGATGGTGTGGGTGATCAAGCTCTTCAGAAAGCAATAGACTATGCATGTGGTGCTGGAGCTGACTGTACCCCTATTCTCCAAAATGGAGCCTGTTTTCAACCCAACACTGTGAAGGATCACTGCAACTATGCTGTTAATAGCTATTTCCAGAGAAAGGGTCAAGCTCAGGGAAGCTGTGATTTTTCTGGTGCTGCCACCCCTAGTCAAACTCCACCTA CTGCAGCATCTACATGTGTTTACCCCTCAAGTCCTAG CAATGCTGGAACAGGCACCACAGCAACCCCAACAACCACTACACCAACAACAGGCACACCACCCACCACCTTAACTCCAACCACTCCCACTAGTACAACCCCAGGCATTGGCACCGGCACAGGAACAACCACGGGCACGGGCACGGGCACGGGCACAACCACAGGTAACCCTAATGTGTTTGGAATGAGCCCAACATCTTCAACTGGAACAGGAGGAGGCTTCAATGACTCAAACAAAGGAGTGGTTCATTTGCAAGACACGAGCATGTTGCTAGTGTCCCTTGTTCTCACCCTTTTGCTAGTGCTGTTGAGGGTCTAA